One Candidatus Rokuibacteriota bacterium genomic window, CCGATCGGACCTGGGTCGGCGAGCGGATCCCCGAGGACGACCACCTGGCCCCGGACGGCCGGGTGATGGAGATCCTGAGCGAGCACACGTGCCAGGGCTGGCTGGAGGGCTATCTCCTCACCGGCCGCCACGGGTTCTTTTCGTGCTACGAGGCGTTCATCCACATCGTGGACTCGATGTTCAATCAGCACGCCAAGTGGCTCAAGGTGACCCGCCAGATCCCGTGGCGGGCGCCCATCGCCTCCCTGAACTACCTGTTGACGTCCCACGTCTGGCGCCAGGACCACAACGGGTTCTCCCACCAAGACCCGGGGTTCATCGATCACGTGGTCAACAAGAAGGCCGATGTCATCCGGGTGTACCTGCCCCCCGACGCGAACACGCTGCTCTCCGTGACGGACCACTGTTTGCGGAGTCGCAACTACGTCAACGTCATCGTGGCGGGGAAGCAACCGGCGTTGCAGTACCTCGACATGGAGGCCGCGATCAGGCATTGCACGGCCGGCATCGGCATCTGGGAGTGGGCGAGCAACGACCGGGGGGCGGAACCGGACGTCGTGATGGCGTGCGCGGGCGACGTTCCGACCCTGGAAACCCTGGCGGCCGTGGACCTGCTGAGGCGGCACGCCCCCGACCTGAAGATCCGGGTCATCAACGTGGTCAACTTGATGAAGCTCCAGCCGCAGAGCGAGCATCCCCACGGCCTGCCCGACAAGGAGTTCGACACGCTCTTCACGACCGACAAGCCCATCATCTTCGCCTTCCACGGCTACCCCTGGCTGATCCATCGGCTCACGTATCGGCGGACCAACCACAAGAATCTCCACGTCCGGGGCTACAAGGAGGAGGGCACGACGACGACGCCCTTCGATATGGTCGTCCGCAACGACCTGGATCGCTTCCACCTCGTTGCCGACGTCATCGACAGGGTGCCGAAGCTTGGGGCGGTCGCCGCGTATGCCAAACAGGCGATCCGGGACAAGCTGATCGAGCACCGGGAGTACATCCAGGGGGTCGGCGAGGACCTGCCGGAGATCCGCGACTGGGCGTGGAACCAGGCATGAGGGCGCGTCAGGTTCACCCGCTGGCCGGCAAGCCGGCCCCGCCGGAGCTCCTGGTGGACGTCGCGAAGCTGGTGACGGCGTACTACACCGAGCGGCCGGACCCTTCCGTTCCGGAGCAGCGCGTGGTGTTCGGCACCTCGGGACACCGAGGCTCCGCGTTCCAGGTGGGGTTCAACGAGGGACACATCCTGGCCGTCACCCAGGCGATCTGTCGCTACCGCGAGGCGCACCAGATCGACGGGCCGCTCTTCCTGGGCTGGGACACCCATGCCCTGTCCGAGCCGGCCCGGGTGAGCGCCCTGGAGGTGCTGGCGGCCAACGGCGTCGAGGTGATGGTCGACATCCACGACCGCGTCACCCCGACCCCCGTGATCTCCCGTGCCATCCTCGCCCACAACCGCGGCCGGACCACGGCCCTCGCCGACGGCATCGTCATCACGCCCTCGCATAACCCGCCGGAGTACGGCGGGTTCAAGTACAACCCCCCGTCGGGCGGCCCGGCCGACACCGGGGTCACCGCCTGGATCGAGCGCGAGGCCAACGCCCACCTCGCCGACGGGCTGCGGGGCGTGGCCCGCATCCCTTACCAGCGGGCCCGGCGGGCGGCCGCCGTCCACCGCTTCGACTACGTGACCTCCTACGTGGAGGACCTCGGCGCGGTGATCGACGTGGCGGTGCTCCGAGGGACATCCCTCGCCATCGGCGTCGACCCGCTCGGGGGGGCCAGCGTGGGGTACTGGGAGGCCATCGGCGAACGGCACGGGTTCCGCCTCCAAGTGGTGAACCACGAGATCGACCCGACCTTCCGCTTCATGACCGTGGACTGGGACGGGGCCATCCGGATGGATCCGTCCTCGCCCTACGCCATGGCCGGGCTGATCGGGCTTCGCGATGGCTTCGACCTGGCCTTCGCCAACGACCCCGATGCCGACCGCCACGGGATCGTGAGCCGGGGCGGCGGACTCCTTGAGCCCAACCACTTCCTGGCCGTGTCCGTCGACTATCTGTTCCGTCATCGGCCGGCCTGGAAGCAGACGGCCGAGGTGGGCAAGACCGTCGTCAGCAGCGGCATCATCGACCGCGTGGCGGCCCGGCTCGGCCGGCGGCTCGTGGAGGTGCCGGTGGGGTTCAAGTACTTCGTCGACGGACTGTCCGACGGCTCGCTTGGCTTCGCGGGCGAGGAGAGCGCGGGAGCCTCCTTTCTGCGGCTCGACGGGACCGTGTGGACCACCGACAAGGACGGCCTCATCATGGGCCTCCTGGCGGCGGAGATGACCGCGCGGACAGGCCGCGATCCTGGCGAGCAGTACCAGGAGCTCACGCGCGCGCTCGGCGAGCCGGTGTACGAGCGCATCGATGCCGAGGCCACGCCGGAGCAAAAAGCCGCCTTGCAGCGCCTATCGCCCACGGATCTCCGGCTCGCCGAGCTGGCCGGAGAGCCGGTCACGGCCATCCTCACGACGGCCCCCGGCGACGGGCGGCCCATCGGGGGCATCAAGGTCGTCGCCGAGCACGGCTGGTTCGCCGCGCGTCCCTCGGGTACCGAGGCGGTCTACAAGCTCTATGCGGAGAGCTTCAAGGGCCGGGACCACCTCCGCAGCATCCAGGAAGAGGCTAGCGCCATCATTCAGAAGGCCTTCGAGGCGGGTGGCGGCCGCTGAGCGGCACGCCGGACCCTCGATGCGCCGCCAGGAGATCACGCATGGCTAACACGAGACCGATCCCATCGTCACCACCGGCCATCAACCTCGAGTCCCTCACGGAGCTTGCGCTGGACCTGCGCTGGTCGTGGAACCACAGCGCCGACGAGCTCTGGGCCCAGCTCGACCCGGAGCTCTGGGCCCTCACGCACAACCCCTGGGTGGTGCTGCAGACGGTGTCGCGGACCAAGCTCCAGGAGGTCCTGGCCCGGCCGGAGTACCGGAGTCGGGTCGAGACGCTCCTTCGCCTCCG contains:
- a CDS encoding alpha-D-glucose phosphate-specific phosphoglucomutase → MRARQVHPLAGKPAPPELLVDVAKLVTAYYTERPDPSVPEQRVVFGTSGHRGSAFQVGFNEGHILAVTQAICRYREAHQIDGPLFLGWDTHALSEPARVSALEVLAANGVEVMVDIHDRVTPTPVISRAILAHNRGRTTALADGIVITPSHNPPEYGGFKYNPPSGGPADTGVTAWIEREANAHLADGLRGVARIPYQRARRAAAVHRFDYVTSYVEDLGAVIDVAVLRGTSLAIGVDPLGGASVGYWEAIGERHGFRLQVVNHEIDPTFRFMTVDWDGAIRMDPSSPYAMAGLIGLRDGFDLAFANDPDADRHGIVSRGGGLLEPNHFLAVSVDYLFRHRPAWKQTAEVGKTVVSSGIIDRVAARLGRRLVEVPVGFKYFVDGLSDGSLGFAGEESAGASFLRLDGTVWTTDKDGLIMGLLAAEMTARTGRDPGEQYQELTRALGEPVYERIDAEATPEQKAALQRLSPTDLRLAELAGEPVTAILTTAPGDGRPIGGIKVVAEHGWFAARPSGTEAVYKLYAESFKGRDHLRSIQEEASAIIQKAFEAGGGR